A genomic region of Exiguobacterium oxidotolerans JCM 12280 contains the following coding sequences:
- a CDS encoding phosphatidylglycerophosphatase A: MKEKAHSKEVKQAAIEKLHERGVTIHVIAEIVYQMQAPYTDELTLETCLSSVERVLEKRELQHAILVGAELDILAEKGLLSEPLLSIIRSDEGLFGVDETIAIGAVNTYGSIAVTTFGYLDKAKIGIIKELDTKVDDGRVNTFMDDIVAAIAANASGRLAHRLRDKEDYSAEELEQRKGTY, from the coding sequence ATGAAAGAAAAAGCACATTCAAAAGAGGTCAAACAAGCAGCGATTGAAAAACTACACGAACGAGGTGTAACGATTCATGTCATTGCTGAAATCGTGTATCAGATGCAAGCACCTTATACGGACGAGTTGACACTCGAGACATGTCTCAGCTCAGTCGAACGTGTACTCGAAAAACGGGAACTCCAACATGCGATTTTAGTTGGGGCAGAACTTGATATTCTTGCGGAAAAGGGTCTGTTGTCTGAACCATTATTATCCATCATTCGAAGTGATGAAGGATTGTTTGGCGTCGATGAAACGATTGCGATTGGTGCGGTCAATACGTATGGTTCAATCGCGGTCACGACGTTCGGTTACTTAGATAAAGCCAAAATCGGTATTATCAAGGAGCTCGATACGAAAGTCGATGATGGACGTGTCAATACGTTCATGGATGACATCGTCGCGGCGATTGCAGCGAACGCATCCGGACGCCTTGCGCACCGTTTACGGGATAAAGAAGATTACTCAGCAGAAGAGCTTGAACAACGAAAGGGAACGTACTAA
- the fabI gene encoding enoyl-ACP reductase FabI, translating into MNIYPSLEGKTYVVMGVINQRSIAWGIARALDAAGASLAFTYVGERFKAPLEKLGKELSRPATYYTCDVTSDEEIEQVFQSIHADHGQISGIAHSIAFADKEALRGEFSGVTRDQFAQALDISAYSLTAVVKAAKDFFTEDASVITLTYLGGEKMVPNYNVMGVAKAALDASVRYLAAEYGKQGVRVNAISAGPVRTVSAKGVGDFNSILDSIEERAPLHRNVSTEQIGQSGLFLLSQMSSGVTGEILHVDSGFHIL; encoded by the coding sequence ATGAATATTTATCCTTCACTTGAGGGAAAGACGTATGTCGTAATGGGTGTCATCAATCAACGCTCAATCGCATGGGGAATTGCCCGAGCGCTTGACGCGGCAGGTGCAAGCCTCGCGTTTACGTATGTAGGAGAACGGTTTAAAGCACCACTCGAAAAGCTAGGAAAAGAATTATCGCGACCAGCTACTTACTATACATGTGACGTCACGAGTGATGAAGAAATCGAGCAAGTGTTCCAAAGCATCCATGCGGATCACGGACAGATTTCGGGGATTGCCCATTCGATCGCCTTTGCCGATAAAGAAGCGTTACGCGGCGAGTTTTCAGGCGTAACGCGTGATCAGTTTGCCCAAGCCCTCGATATTTCTGCTTACAGCTTAACGGCAGTCGTCAAAGCAGCGAAGGACTTTTTCACAGAAGATGCTTCAGTCATCACGTTGACATATCTCGGTGGCGAGAAGATGGTCCCGAACTATAACGTCATGGGTGTCGCGAAGGCTGCACTTGACGCAAGCGTTCGTTACCTTGCGGCTGAATACGGAAAACAAGGTGTTCGTGTCAATGCGATTTCGGCTGGTCCGGTGCGGACGGTCTCGGCAAAAGGTGTCGGCGACTTCAACTCGATTCTCGACAGCATCGAAGAGCGCGCACCACTTCACCGAAACGTTTCGACGGAACAAATTGGACAAAGCGGCTTGTTCCTGTTGTCACAAATGTCGAGTGGCGTGACAGGTGAAATTCTTCACGTCGACAGTGGTTTCCACATTCTTTAA
- a CDS encoding YjcG family protein: MNIGVVLFPSKRIQDFANSYRKRYDSKYALITPHITMRERVSVDESELESIVSELNKVAEQTKPLALHLQGARSFHPTNNVLFLKVMPTDEMEQLHRALHSNGLEHTPKYDFLPHITIGQDLSDVELFDVLERLKMEDIRFQEDVTKMALLYELENGAWSVYETFRFKQH; this comes from the coding sequence ATGAACATCGGGGTAGTTCTGTTTCCATCGAAGCGCATACAAGATTTCGCGAATTCGTATCGAAAACGATATGATTCAAAGTATGCTTTAATCACGCCACATATTACGATGCGTGAACGCGTGAGTGTTGATGAAAGTGAGTTAGAATCGATTGTTTCTGAATTAAACAAAGTGGCTGAACAAACGAAACCACTCGCACTACATCTTCAAGGGGCACGCTCTTTCCATCCGACAAACAATGTCTTGTTCTTAAAAGTCATGCCGACGGACGAAATGGAGCAGTTGCATCGTGCGTTACATTCAAATGGACTCGAACATACACCCAAGTACGACTTTTTGCCACATATTACGATTGGCCAAGATCTTTCTGATGTCGAACTGTTCGACGTTCTAGAACGACTAAAGATGGAAGATATTCGCTTTCAAGAAGACGTCACGAAAATGGCACTTCTCTATGAATTAGAAAATGGTGCCTGGAGCGTTTATGAAACATTCCGCTTCAAACAACACTAA
- a CDS encoding phosphatase PAP2 family protein has product MKPNQRALIVSGIVLVLFLTIALSIRLTGYFLFDAQLSNEMAERVPGSYVSWFTRIGSGVGAVTITSILAIVSYLIWRDKVGSIWYFIACLSVGALNQVVKLIFVRERPSLNDLVGGVGYSFPSGHSSMAFAVYGGFIVLAWPFLSRTGRIVVSTICTLMFLAMGSSRIILNVHYFSDVLGGFLFAAFVLSLSYAFVSPRRKKEIYN; this is encoded by the coding sequence ATGAAACCAAATCAGCGGGCGTTAATCGTCTCAGGAATCGTACTCGTATTGTTTTTAACGATTGCGTTATCGATTCGCCTGACGGGTTATTTTTTGTTTGATGCCCAATTATCGAATGAAATGGCAGAACGTGTTCCAGGTAGCTACGTCTCGTGGTTCACGCGGATTGGATCAGGTGTCGGAGCTGTGACGATTACGAGCATTCTTGCAATCGTCAGTTACCTGATTTGGCGTGATAAAGTCGGTAGCATTTGGTATTTCATTGCCTGTCTCTCCGTCGGGGCGTTAAATCAAGTCGTTAAATTGATTTTCGTCAGAGAACGTCCATCATTAAATGACTTGGTAGGGGGCGTCGGCTATAGCTTTCCAAGTGGACATTCATCGATGGCATTTGCTGTTTATGGAGGATTCATCGTACTTGCTTGGCCCTTTTTAAGTCGGACGGGGCGGATTGTCGTCAGCACGATTTGTACGTTGATGTTTCTCGCAATGGGATCTTCACGGATTATTTTGAACGTTCATTATTTTTCTGATGTCCTCGGAGGCTTTTTATTCGCGGCCTTCGTCCTCAGCTTGTCATATGCTTTCGTATCACCGAGACGAAAAAAGGAGATTTACA